In a single window of the Campylobacter iguaniorum genome:
- a CDS encoding EpsG family protein: MLGVAYWLFLLFIIFLNFISFRNSIYSKTILPFIMILLWLFIGFRYEVGGDWAGYIDVFNQINSYPFVLGRDFGYYVLNILAAKFGFGIVFVNAMCASIVCLFLYLSLRKLSYPFASLLYLFPFAIVVIVMGFTRQGAALSILLFGFMLFAYEKRYLAFLACVLLGSLFHTSVLLMLPLVAFGFKFKLKYTLILCAVVGLAFISLYFYGVFDKFIGSYIIKDHYHSKGAIFRAGLHLLPVFIYIFYRKQIIKFDLNFILLDAMSICIAVLFILSFYLSTPVDRIMYYFYIYDIVILDCLLRLNDGFKQKIILFLLSGYNILLFGIWYFYSYYAINFWRTGSNLILEYVF, encoded by the coding sequence GTGCTAGGCGTAGCGTATTGGTTATTTTTGCTTTTTATTATTTTTTTAAATTTTATAAGCTTTAGAAATAGCATTTATTCAAAAACCATCTTACCTTTTATAATGATTTTATTGTGGTTGTTTATTGGATTTAGGTATGAAGTTGGCGGGGATTGGGCTGGATATATAGATGTTTTTAATCAAATAAATTCATATCCTTTTGTGCTGGGTAGGGATTTTGGATATTATGTTTTAAATATTTTAGCGGCTAAATTTGGCTTTGGTATAGTTTTTGTCAATGCTATGTGTGCCTCTATAGTCTGTTTGTTTTTGTATCTTTCACTGAGAAAATTAAGCTATCCATTTGCAAGTTTGCTATATCTATTTCCATTTGCTATAGTGGTGATTGTTATGGGATTTACTAGACAAGGAGCGGCTTTGTCTATCTTGCTTTTTGGCTTTATGCTTTTTGCATATGAGAAAAGATACTTGGCTTTTTTAGCCTGTGTTTTGCTCGGTAGTTTGTTTCATACATCAGTTTTGCTGATGCTTCCCCTAGTTGCATTTGGGTTCAAATTTAAGCTTAAATATACCTTGATTTTGTGTGCCGTAGTTGGCTTGGCATTTATCTCTTTATATTTTTATGGAGTGTTTGATAAATTTATAGGTAGCTATATAATAAAAGATCATTATCATTCGAAAGGGGCTATTTTTAGGGCTGGTTTACATTTGTTGCCTGTTTTTATCTATATTTTTTATAGAAAACAGATTATTAAATTTGATTTAAATTTTATATTGCTAGATGCAATGAGTATTTGTATCGCTGTTTTGTTTATTTTATCGTTTTATCTTTCTACTCCGGTTGATAGGATTATGTATTATTTTTATATCTATGATATTGTGATTTTGGATTGTTTACTTCGTTTAAACGATGGATTTAAACAAAAAATTATTTTATTTTTGTTGAGTGGATATAATATTTTATTATTTGGTATATGGTATTTTTATTCGTATTATGCGATTAATTTTTGGCGTACTGGTTCAAATTTGATTTTGGAGTATGTGTTTTGA
- a CDS encoding molybdopterin guanine dinucleotide-containing S/N-oxide reductase — protein sequence MKTNNSRRSFLKAGAALSLAPLIPSSMFASPNTAIIKNGTVFTAAHWGMLKATVKNGKVISSQPHQITSKIPNPLQYTMPDLVYKTRIKAPMVRKSYLQNPDSPKPELRGIDEWVEVKYEDAIKLVARELKKTRKQKGSQSIFAGSYGWYSSGKFHNPRILLHRFMNLSGGFTGTLGDYSTGATQIIMPHVVGGIEVYEQQTSWPVVLESSKVVVMWGMNPISTLRIAWSSTDEQGFKYFEELKNSGKEIIIIDPVKSETAKYFGDKASWIAPVPNTDVAMMLGMAYHLYETKNYDKKFLEEYTIGFDKFLPYLLGQTDKTPKTPAWASQICGIDEKIIKELAIKFYKNRTMLMSGWGMQRAHHGEQPHWMLVTLASMLGQIGLPGGGFGLSYHYSNGGAPTCAGGVLGGINAASLGVIENNKFIGLANSSAVSNSASQSWLQKATDSAFPVARIADALLNPGKTIDHNGNKITYPDIDFIYWAGGNPLTQHQDTNTNIKAWRKPRTVVVNEIYWTPTAKMADIVFPVTSQYERNDLTMTGDYSNMDIAPIKQVVEKQNGAKDDYQVFSDLCKAYADGLVEVYTANGKTEMDWLEEFYNVAANAVNANVALGVSMPKFDEWWNKNEPTTFAPTMESSSWVRFGEFREDPILNALGTPSGLIEIYSDTIEAMKYDDCAAYPKWFEPVEWLGMKDKPAKFHMLSVHPTDRLHSQQNNTSLRENYAVAGREPITINPKDAKDIGVKTGDLVRVYNKRGEVLAGVVVSDEIRQGVVRLREGAWYDGFDSKVCKNGCANVLTMDIPTSKLANGNISHTALVNIELYKGKALGLDAFKAPKGAK from the coding sequence ATGAAAACAAATAATAGCAGAAGAAGCTTTTTAAAAGCTGGAGCAGCCCTGTCGCTAGCTCCATTAATCCCAAGTAGTATGTTTGCTAGCCCAAATACAGCAATAATCAAAAATGGCACCGTATTTACAGCAGCTCACTGGGGTATGCTAAAAGCCACCGTAAAAAACGGTAAAGTTATCAGCTCACAACCTCATCAAATCACCTCAAAAATACCAAATCCACTTCAATACACTATGCCAGATTTAGTATACAAAACTCGTATAAAAGCCCCAATGGTGAGAAAAAGCTATTTGCAAAATCCAGATAGCCCAAAACCAGAGCTAAGAGGCATAGATGAGTGGGTAGAAGTCAAATACGAAGATGCGATAAAACTAGTCGCAAGAGAGCTTAAAAAAACCAGAAAGCAAAAAGGCAGCCAAAGCATTTTTGCAGGAAGCTATGGCTGGTATAGTAGTGGCAAATTTCACAACCCAAGAATTCTGCTCCATAGATTTATGAATTTAAGCGGTGGATTTACTGGTACTTTGGGTGATTATTCTACTGGTGCTACTCAGATCATCATGCCTCACGTCGTAGGTGGCATAGAAGTCTATGAGCAACAAACCAGCTGGCCCGTAGTGCTAGAAAGCTCAAAAGTAGTAGTAATGTGGGGTATGAATCCCATTTCTACTTTGAGGATTGCTTGGAGCTCGACTGATGAGCAAGGGTTTAAATACTTTGAAGAGCTTAAAAATAGTGGCAAAGAAATCATCATCATAGACCCAGTAAAAAGCGAAACCGCCAAATACTTCGGTGACAAAGCTAGCTGGATAGCTCCAGTGCCAAACACAGATGTAGCCATGATGCTTGGTATGGCTTATCATCTATATGAAACCAAAAACTATGATAAAAAATTCTTAGAAGAATACACTATTGGATTTGATAAATTTTTGCCATATTTGCTTGGACAAACAGACAAAACTCCAAAAACTCCAGCTTGGGCAAGTCAAATTTGTGGAATTGATGAAAAAATCATCAAAGAACTAGCTATTAAATTTTATAAAAACCGCACAATGCTAATGAGTGGCTGGGGCATGCAAAGAGCTCATCACGGCGAGCAACCTCACTGGATGCTTGTAACTCTAGCTAGTATGCTTGGTCAAATAGGACTTCCTGGTGGTGGATTTGGACTAAGCTATCACTACAGCAATGGTGGAGCTCCTACTTGCGCTGGCGGTGTGCTTGGGGGTATAAATGCTGCTAGTCTTGGTGTGATTGAAAACAATAAATTTATAGGTTTAGCAAATAGCTCAGCAGTCTCAAACTCAGCTAGCCAAAGCTGGCTACAAAAAGCAACTGATAGCGCATTTCCAGTGGCTAGAATAGCTGATGCATTGCTAAATCCAGGCAAAACAATCGACCACAATGGCAACAAAATAACATATCCAGACATAGACTTCATCTACTGGGCAGGCGGCAATCCACTAACCCAGCACCAAGATACAAACACAAACATAAAAGCTTGGCGAAAACCACGCACAGTAGTTGTCAATGAGATCTACTGGACCCCAACAGCTAAAATGGCAGACATAGTCTTCCCAGTAACTAGCCAATACGAAAGAAACGACCTTACCATGACTGGAGACTACTCAAACATGGATATAGCTCCAATAAAGCAAGTCGTAGAAAAACAAAATGGCGCAAAAGATGATTATCAAGTATTTAGCGATTTATGCAAGGCTTACGCTGATGGACTAGTAGAGGTTTATACTGCAAATGGCAAGACTGAGATGGACTGGCTAGAAGAGTTTTACAACGTAGCTGCAAACGCTGTAAATGCAAACGTAGCTCTAGGCGTGAGTATGCCTAAATTTGATGAGTGGTGGAATAAAAACGAGCCAACTACATTTGCCCCAACTATGGAAAGTAGCTCTTGGGTGAGATTTGGCGAGTTTAGAGAAGACCCTATCTTAAACGCTCTTGGCACGCCATCAGGACTGATTGAAATTTACTCTGATACCATAGAAGCGATGAAATACGATGATTGCGCTGCGTATCCAAAATGGTTTGAGCCAGTCGAATGGCTTGGCATGAAGGATAAACCAGCTAAGTTCCATATGCTAAGCGTCCACCCAACCGATCGTCTTCACTCCCAACAAAACAATACTAGCCTAAGAGAAAACTACGCTGTAGCTGGTCGTGAGCCTATCACAATAAATCCAAAAGACGCAAAAGACATTGGAGTAAAAACTGGCGATTTGGTTAGAGTCTATAACAAACGTGGCGAGGTCTTAGCTGGCGTCGTCGTAAGCGATGAGATAAGGCAGGGTGTCGTAAGACTAAGAGAGGGAGCATGGTATGATGGATTTGATAGCAAAGTTTGCAAAAATGGTTGCGCAAATGTCCTAACCATGGACATTCCTACAAGCAAGCTTGCAAACGGCAACATCTCTCACACTGCACTTGTAAATATCGAACTTTACAAAGGCAAAGCCTTAGGTCTTGATGCGTTCAAAGCCCCAAAAGGTGCCAAATAA
- a CDS encoding Crp/Fnr family transcriptional regulator codes for MLTTRLHLGEYRDFELLKDDDLSKFRHSKIAKSSIIYANNIKFLIIKDGSAKLSYIDGSKEFIINFLQPGNMIFLDKNCVVEILNDSDILELNIKDISELFENRDFSMSLVNSLIRNVVMQRQIIADIVFGNLELRLENFLRNLANEQNENLRDKSIVTLPFSITVLANLLGFERQSVSTTFNKLLRSGVLQKYGKNKFILA; via the coding sequence ATGCTTACTACTAGATTGCATCTTGGCGAATATAGGGATTTTGAGCTATTAAAAGATGATGATTTGAGTAAATTTCGTCATTCTAAAATCGCCAAATCGAGCATAATCTACGCTAATAACATAAAATTCCTTATCATAAAAGATGGTTCAGCCAAGCTTAGCTATATAGATGGGTCAAAAGAGTTTATCATAAACTTTTTGCAACCTGGCAATATGATATTTTTGGATAAAAATTGCGTGGTCGAAATACTTAACGATAGTGATATTTTGGAGCTAAATATCAAAGACATTTCTGAGCTTTTTGAAAATAGGGATTTTAGTATGTCTTTAGTCAATTCGCTCATAAGAAACGTGGTAATGCAAAGGCAGATTATAGCTGATATTGTCTTTGGAAATTTGGAGCTTAGGCTGGAGAATTTTTTGCGAAATTTGGCTAATGAACAAAATGAAAATTTGCGTGATAAAAGCATAGTCACGTTGCCTTTTTCTATCACTGTGCTTGCAAATCTGCTTGGATTTGAGAGGCAAAGCGTCTCAACTACTTTTAACAAGCTGCTTCGTAGCGGTGTTTTGCAAAAATATGGCAAAAATAAATTTATACTAGCTTAG
- a CDS encoding cytochrome c — protein sequence MKKFVLASLLVASSLIASQYATTVKPVYLDANSKSVAGKLLPTNAIDVLEEKNGMVKFSIKGYQNPAVSNVIYYSDGQRIISLAFAKTKAPKFELIKKGENGSWDEVKVEAYTTSGDFTSDLNTLFETSKKQYQENCSVCHALHKESQYTANQWPSLLKSMISRTPIDKKDEWTIIEYLQKHAKDTTKESK from the coding sequence ATGAAAAAATTTGTATTAGCAAGCCTGCTAGTAGCTAGCTCACTCATAGCTAGCCAGTATGCTACGACAGTTAAGCCAGTCTATCTAGATGCAAATTCCAAATCAGTCGCTGGGAAGTTGCTTCCTACAAACGCCATAGATGTTTTAGAAGAAAAAAATGGTATGGTTAAATTTAGTATCAAAGGCTACCAAAATCCAGCCGTATCAAACGTGATTTATTACAGCGACGGTCAAAGAATAATCTCTTTAGCTTTTGCTAAAACCAAAGCACCTAAATTTGAACTAATCAAAAAAGGCGAAAATGGAAGCTGGGACGAAGTAAAAGTAGAAGCCTACACCACAAGCGGGGATTTTACAAGTGACTTAAATACGCTTTTTGAAACTTCAAAAAAACAATACCAAGAAAACTGCTCAGTCTGTCATGCCTTGCATAAAGAGAGCCAATACACAGCCAACCAATGGCCTTCACTACTCAAATCCATGATCTCAAGAACACCAATAGACAAAAAAGATGAATGGACTATCATAGAATATCTTCAAAAACACGCAAAAGACACAACAAAGGAGAGCAAATGA
- a CDS encoding ribonuclease HII has translation MAEICGIDEAGRGALAGELVVAGCVFKPGFESEISSLGLGDSKKISESKREKIYDELIKFSHYTVVYFRNTIVDEIGLSQCLRQALKVIKFSFENCDFIYDGNCDYGVRGIATLIKADAKIKQVSAASIIAKVSRDRQMRAWDKVFPSFGYAKHKGYGVKAHIEALSKFGSNELTRSSFHVKSMEKSLFDELR, from the coding sequence ATGGCTGAAATTTGCGGTATCGACGAGGCTGGACGTGGAGCTTTGGCTGGTGAGCTTGTCGTGGCTGGATGTGTTTTTAAGCCTGGATTTGAGAGTGAAATCTCATCTCTTGGCTTAGGCGATAGCAAAAAAATTAGCGAATCAAAACGTGAAAAAATTTACGATGAATTAATCAAATTTAGCCATTACACAGTGGTTTATTTTCGCAATACTATAGTCGATGAAATCGGGCTTAGCCAATGTTTAAGACAAGCTTTAAAGGTTATCAAATTTAGCTTTGAAAATTGCGATTTTATCTATGATGGCAACTGTGATTATGGCGTGAGAGGCATCGCCACGCTCATCAAGGCTGACGCGAAAATCAAACAAGTCAGTGCAGCTAGCATCATCGCAAAAGTCAGCCGTGATAGGCAGATGAGAGCTTGGGACAAGGTTTTTCCAAGCTTTGGCTACGCTAAGCACAAAGGTTATGGCGTAAAAGCACACATAGAAGCTCTTAGTAAATTTGGCTCAAATGAGCTTACAAGAAGCAGTTTTCACGTCAAAAGTATGGAAAAATCACTATTTGATGAGCTTAGATGA
- a CDS encoding lipopolysaccharide biosynthesis protein, with product MFDKLKPKSEFNKNILTLLSGTIISQAIPIAISPILTRIYAPDDFGIFALFLAISSIFGTIVTLRYEMAIMLPKKDEDAINILAMGFIATCFMSLVFLILVIIFGDWFVARLENKEIGLWLYFIPITVFFLGIFNLLSYFNIRKKNYVNLKNATILKSIIFSVVQLCVGIIKPGACGLILGDITSKMCANLQLLKNIIQDKALMSKISKIKIMALAKKYKDFPTHNTISSLFNAFSGQLVFIMIPKIFGFIISGYFFLPNKMIDLSSALISNSISQVYLQNISENKNKNLQNLPLFKSTLKKLFLIALCISIVGYILSPLVFPFIFGESWAISGEIAQYLFVIFLIKFCVRPLQVTLISYMELKKLAFWQYLYFITSVSLFIISLQLKVDLKLFLILFTLHEYLLYGIYLYLIFTCVKKFDKQITKS from the coding sequence TTGTTTGATAAATTAAAGCCCAAATCAGAATTTAATAAAAACATTCTTACTTTACTTAGCGGAACTATTATATCCCAAGCCATACCTATTGCCATAAGCCCTATACTTACTAGGATTTATGCGCCAGATGACTTTGGTATATTTGCTTTGTTTTTGGCTATTTCATCTATATTTGGAACGATTGTTACGCTTAGATATGAGATGGCAATAATGCTTCCTAAAAAAGATGAAGATGCTATCAATATACTTGCTATGGGATTTATAGCAACTTGTTTTATGTCTTTGGTGTTTTTAATATTGGTAATAATATTTGGTGATTGGTTTGTGGCGAGGCTAGAAAATAAAGAGATTGGCTTATGGTTATATTTTATTCCTATAACTGTATTTTTTTTAGGTATATTTAATCTGCTAAGTTATTTTAATATCAGAAAGAAAAATTATGTAAATTTAAAAAATGCAACAATACTAAAATCAATAATTTTTTCAGTAGTTCAACTATGCGTAGGGATAATAAAGCCCGGTGCTTGCGGATTGATATTAGGTGATATAACATCAAAAATGTGTGCGAATTTGCAATTGTTAAAAAATATCATACAAGACAAGGCATTGATGTCAAAAATATCAAAAATCAAGATAATGGCTTTAGCAAAAAAATATAAAGACTTTCCTACGCACAATACTATTTCTAGTTTGTTTAACGCTTTTTCTGGGCAACTAGTATTTATAATGATTCCAAAAATATTTGGCTTTATTATTAGCGGATATTTCTTTTTGCCAAATAAAATGATAGATCTCTCATCGGCTTTAATATCAAATTCAATATCGCAAGTATATTTACAAAATATATCAGAAAATAAAAATAAAAATTTGCAAAATCTTCCTCTTTTTAAAAGCACTTTAAAAAAGCTTTTTTTAATAGCTTTATGTATTAGTATTGTTGGTTATATTTTATCGCCTTTAGTTTTTCCTTTTATTTTTGGAGAAAGTTGGGCGATATCTGGAGAAATAGCGCAATATTTATTTGTGATATTTTTGATTAAATTTTGCGTAAGACCATTGCAAGTTACTTTAATATCATATATGGAGTTAAAAAAATTAGCATTTTGGCAATATTTGTATTTTATTACTAGCGTTTCTTTATTTATAATTTCATTGCAATTAAAAGTAGATTTAAAGCTATTTTTGATATTATTTACACTTCATGAGTATTTGTTGTATGGGATATATTTATATCTGATATTTACATGCGTAAAGAAATTTGATAAACAAATAACAAAATCATAA
- a CDS encoding glycosyltransferase family 4 protein, which translates to MNKIIIISNTSWSIYNFRLNLAKAFIDNGYEVQIVAPKDGYTNKLNQKFNVYDVDIDSNGINPLKDLKTIFQIYKIYKKLKPDIVLNFTIKPNIYSSLVCRCLQIPCISNVTGLGTIFIKQNFITKIAKFLYKIALKKNKTVFFQNEDDKKLFLQYNLIGQKSNIDVLPGSGVDLDKFKPIIKADNGEFIFLFVGRLIKDKGITELIEASLILRKKYKNFKIWLLGKLEVQNNTVISQSELDNWLTNDFIEYLGATDNVADIISKSDCVVLPSYREGTPRCLLEAAAMEKPIITTNTIGCKDVVDDGINGLLCEVKNVKDLAQKMETMLNSSIKQRRLWGGVGRQKIIQKYDEKFVIDRYLLHIKNIQNYN; encoded by the coding sequence TTGAATAAAATAATTATCATCTCAAATACTTCTTGGAGCATATATAATTTTAGATTAAATTTAGCTAAGGCTTTTATAGATAATGGCTATGAGGTTCAAATCGTCGCACCAAAAGACGGATATACAAATAAATTAAATCAAAAGTTTAACGTATATGATGTAGATATTGATTCTAACGGTATAAATCCACTAAAAGATCTTAAAACAATTTTTCAAATTTACAAAATATATAAAAAACTAAAGCCAGATATAGTTTTAAACTTTACTATAAAACCAAATATTTATAGCTCACTTGTTTGTAGATGTCTGCAAATCCCTTGTATATCAAATGTAACTGGACTTGGAACGATTTTTATAAAACAAAATTTCATTACTAAAATTGCAAAGTTTTTATATAAAATAGCCTTGAAGAAAAATAAAACAGTATTTTTTCAAAATGAAGACGATAAAAAATTATTTTTACAATATAATTTGATAGGTCAAAAAAGCAATATAGATGTACTTCCTGGAAGTGGAGTAGATCTTGATAAATTTAAGCCCATTATAAAGGCGGATAATGGTGAATTTATCTTTTTATTTGTTGGGCGACTTATAAAAGATAAAGGAATAACCGAGCTCATAGAAGCTAGTTTGATTCTAAGAAAAAAATATAAAAATTTTAAAATTTGGTTGCTTGGCAAACTAGAAGTTCAAAATAATACAGTAATTTCACAAAGTGAGTTAGATAATTGGCTGACAAATGATTTTATAGAGTATTTAGGTGCTACTGATAATGTCGCTGATATAATATCTAAGAGCGATTGCGTTGTTTTGCCATCATATAGAGAAGGAACGCCAAGATGCCTGCTAGAAGCTGCTGCTATGGAAAAACCTATCATAACTACAAACACAATAGGCTGCAAAGATGTAGTAGATGATGGTATAAACGGACTATTATGCGAGGTTAAAAATGTAAAAGATCTAGCTCAAAAAATGGAAACAATGCTAAACTCATCTATTAAACAACGAAGGCTATGGGGGGGGGTAGGACGCCAAAAGATCATACAAAAGTATGATGAGAAATTTGTTATTGATAGATATTTACTTCATATAAAAAATATACAAAATTACAATTAG
- a CDS encoding DUF475 domain-containing protein → MKYFYSSFFITLIGLVLAYFIGGFVAVYICALLGILEVSLSFDNAVVNAKVLSKMSQKWQDRFIIFGIPIAVFGMRFLFPILIVSIVAGLSMWETFSLALNDPDAYHAALAANKNQIYIFGGAFLLMVFLSFFFEEKEISWIKFIEDSYLVKILTQTSSMPLFIAILVGIIISYITSNLSYSITYFCGILLHMALNLFDEIFSNNGVKSGFMGFLYLEVLDASFSFDGVIGAFAMSENIFIIMIGLGIGAMFVRSLTLFMVHKKTLESFRYLEHGAHYAILALAIIMFINIFHEVSEALTGTIGFGFIVLAFVCSLVANRRENG, encoded by the coding sequence ATGAAATACTTTTATTCATCATTTTTTATTACACTAATCGGGCTTGTTTTGGCTTATTTCATCGGTGGATTTGTGGCGGTTTATATCTGTGCTTTGCTTGGGATTTTAGAAGTCAGTCTTAGCTTTGATAATGCCGTGGTAAACGCAAAAGTCTTATCAAAAATGAGTCAAAAATGGCAAGATAGATTTATCATTTTTGGCATTCCAATCGCGGTTTTTGGTATGCGATTTTTGTTTCCGATACTCATAGTTTCAATTGTAGCTGGTCTTAGTATGTGGGAGACTTTTAGCCTAGCCTTAAATGATCCAGACGCCTACCACGCAGCACTTGCGGCAAACAAAAATCAAATTTACATCTTTGGCGGCGCATTTTTACTTATGGTGTTTTTGTCATTTTTCTTTGAAGAAAAGGAGATTAGCTGGATAAAGTTCATAGAAGATAGCTACCTTGTCAAAATACTCACTCAAACTAGCTCTATGCCCCTTTTTATCGCTATTTTAGTCGGTATCATTATCTCATATATAACGTCAAATTTAAGCTACTCAATCACATATTTTTGTGGGATTTTGCTCCACATGGCGTTAAATCTTTTCGATGAGATATTTAGCAACAATGGTGTCAAAAGTGGATTTATGGGATTTTTGTACCTTGAAGTGCTTGACGCAAGCTTTAGCTTTGATGGCGTGATAGGTGCATTTGCGATGAGTGAAAACATCTTCATCATCATGATAGGACTTGGCATAGGAGCTATGTTTGTCAGAAGTCTTACACTATTTATGGTGCATAAAAAGACGCTTGAGAGCTTTAGATACCTTGAGCATGGTGCGCATTATGCCATACTCGCCCTTGCGATCATTATGTTTATAAACATCTTTCATGAAGTCAGCGAAGCGCTTACTGGCACCATAGGATTTGGTTTCATCGTACTAGCCTTTGTCTGCTCACTAGTAGCAAATAGGCGTGAAAATGGCTGA
- a CDS encoding ATP-binding protein, producing MKTLEYFYQNPPKNTKFIDRKVYFDDDKILLKGSMNSGKTTLLCEYLERFDNFLYINLEDFRLNSQSLENLGEFIKANDIKAVGFDGAKNGFILPCKCENIIISTTSNLLNFDDFTEVRLSGLDYEEFIAFYRKSYEARTLFSHFLARGNAAKSAFLQDFEITPFLQTKLGAGLDSFGIGILSQIALQIHQNFNGHQIYKNLKNLGKISKDKLYENFSYLQENNFINFIPNFNEKSMFKRVYFSDFGLRNALSFDKDPKIIIANMVFCELLKLESEIYFTDEVDFYLPKESLGIIIIPFSAPEIIFLRFKKHLKFYKQLGINKVIIISNANEANTALEGIKCQILPFWQWAVTLS from the coding sequence ATGAAAACGCTTGAATACTTCTACCAAAACCCACCTAAAAATACTAAATTTATCGATAGAAAAGTCTATTTTGATGATGATAAAATCTTGCTAAAAGGCAGCATGAATAGTGGCAAAACCACGCTTTTGTGCGAATATTTGGAGAGATTTGATAATTTTTTGTATATAAATTTAGAAGATTTCAGACTAAACTCACAAAGCTTGGAAAATTTAGGTGAGTTTATCAAAGCAAACGATATAAAAGCCGTTGGATTTGACGGAGCAAAAAATGGCTTCATCTTACCTTGCAAATGCGAAAATATCATTATTTCAACCACTTCAAATTTGCTTAATTTTGATGATTTTACAGAGGTTAGGCTTAGTGGCTTAGACTATGAAGAGTTCATCGCCTTTTACCGAAAAAGCTATGAAGCAAGGACGCTTTTTAGCCACTTTTTAGCTCGTGGAAACGCGGCTAAAAGTGCATTTTTGCAAGATTTTGAGATTACACCTTTTTTGCAAACAAAGCTTGGAGCAGGGCTTGATAGCTTTGGGATTGGGATCCTTTCACAAATTGCTTTGCAAATCCACCAAAACTTCAACGGTCATCAAATTTACAAAAATCTAAAAAATTTAGGCAAAATCTCAAAAGACAAATTATATGAAAATTTCAGCTATTTGCAAGAGAATAATTTTATAAATTTCATTCCAAATTTTAACGAAAAAAGTATGTTTAAAAGGGTTTATTTTAGCGATTTTGGTTTGCGAAACGCTCTTAGCTTTGACAAAGATCCAAAAATCATCATCGCAAATATGGTTTTTTGCGAACTTTTGAAGCTCGAAAGCGAGATTTACTTCACTGATGAAGTCGATTTTTACCTGCCAAAAGAGAGTCTTGGGATTATCATTATTCCATTTTCTGCGCCTGAAATTATTTTTTTGAGATTTAAAAAACACTTGAAGTTTTATAAGCAATTAGGGATTAATAAAGTAATTATTATAAGCAATGCAAATGAAGCAAACACCGCACTTGAGGGTATAAAATGCCAAATTTTGCCGTTTTGGCAGTGGGCTGTGACGCTAAGCTAG